The region AATCAACACACTGAAGGTCAAGACAGCATAGTATCTAGCCTCTTAAAAGCTCTTAAGGGTTGAATTATTCAGCCTTTTCAGTTAAAATAATACAGATTTTATATACAATAATCAAAGAAGGAGCATAATTTGCTACAGGTAACTAGAAAAGACGATGAATCGGTAGAAAATTTGATCAGGAGGTTTAACAAGAAGGTTATACAGTCTGGCATCTTGACTACTGCGCGTCAAAAAAAGCACTTCCTTAAACCAATATCTAAGACCGAAGCAAGATCAGTAGCTATACGCAAAAGGTTTCGCAAGGAACAAAAGCTTCGCGAACTGATTAAGGCTAGATAGTATGGATCTAATAGACCAGCTGGAATCTGATTTGGCTGAGGCTATGAAACTGCGCGATCAAGTTAAGACCACTACTCTTCGGTTGTTAAAAAGTGCAATGAAGAATTATCAAATTGAACTTGGGCACGACTTGACTATGCCTGAAGCTTTAGCGGTCCTACAAAAGGAAGCTAAAAAGCATCAAGAATCGATTAACCAATATCAACTGGCTAATCGAACTGACCTAGTATTAGAGGAGAAAGCCGAGCTGGATATAATAGATAATTATTTACCAGAGCAGCTCCCCAGGGCAGAAGTAGAAAAACTAGTTACAGCTGCAATTACGGAATTAAATGCTCAGTCGTTAGCCGACATGGGTAAGGTTATTGCTCTGGTCCGACAAAAGGCCGAGGGCCAGGCCGATGGTAGCATAATAGCTGAAATAGCCAAGCAAAACCTAAGCTAACTATTAATATATGAAGATATCATTTAGCCTGGAGGGTAAAAGCCCTCTTAAGCAAGCTCAAATAGAGTCTATCGAGAGAGCTATCTCTGCCTCTATGGGCGGGCCAGGCGAATATTTTATCGGCTTGTCATTCGTTAGCCAGGAGGTTATCCAAAAGATGAACAATAGTTATGCAGGGAATAATTACCCCACAGATGTTCTTAGCTTCGACTACTCTGATTCCGTCAAAGGTGGGGCAATAGGAGATATAGCTGTCTGTACACAGCTAGCCAAGGCCCAAGCAAAAGAGTATGATACTTCACTCGAAGCCGAATTAAGCCTGTTGGTTGTGCATGGCGCTCTACATATTCTAGGAGAAGACCACCAGACAAATGCCGAAATCACTAGCCTAGACCAGCTCCAGAGTGATATTATGAGTACTATGAACTATAAATATAGAGATTTCAAATGGTCTCATTAGCTAGCTTTAAATATGCAGCCAGAGGGCTTAAGGA is a window of Patescibacteria group bacterium DNA encoding:
- the rpsU gene encoding 30S ribosomal protein S21, with the protein product MLQVTRKDDESVENLIRRFNKKVIQSGILTTARQKKHFLKPISKTEARSVAIRKRFRKEQKLRELIKAR
- a CDS encoding GatB/YqeY domain-containing protein — translated: MDLIDQLESDLAEAMKLRDQVKTTTLRLLKSAMKNYQIELGHDLTMPEALAVLQKEAKKHQESINQYQLANRTDLVLEEKAELDIIDNYLPEQLPRAEVEKLVTAAITELNAQSLADMGKVIALVRQKAEGQADGSIIAEIAKQNLS
- the ybeY gene encoding rRNA maturation RNase YbeY gives rise to the protein MKISFSLEGKSPLKQAQIESIERAISASMGGPGEYFIGLSFVSQEVIQKMNNSYAGNNYPTDVLSFDYSDSVKGGAIGDIAVCTQLAKAQAKEYDTSLEAELSLLVVHGALHILGEDHQTNAEITSLDQLQSDIMSTMNYKYRDFKWSH